A genomic stretch from Prionailurus bengalensis isolate Pbe53 chromosome E2, Fcat_Pben_1.1_paternal_pri, whole genome shotgun sequence includes:
- the LOC122494794 gene encoding vomeronasal type-1 receptor 4-like produces the protein MVKWDLAIGLIFLTQTTVGILGNFSLLCHYIILSFTEYRWRSTDFIHKHLIVANFLALLCKGVPQTVAAFGRKHFLSDIGCKLLLFLHRVGRGVSIGSICILSVYQAVTISPGNSRWAELKVKAPKYIFPSIFLCWVLQMLVNIIFPIYLTSTLSDKNTTNKKDFGYCSSVRHDKTSDSLYGLLLSFPDVLCLGLMLWASSSMVFILYRHKQRVQHIRGTNASSRTSPESRATKTILLLVSTFVYFYTLSSIFQLVMSLFDNPSLILVNVTAVVSVCFPTVSPFLLMSHNSKVPKLPKVPRLCFAWKRNIRPPCLMKNM, from the coding sequence ATGGTCAAATGGGATCTGGCCATCGGTCTGATCTTCTTAACACAGACTACCGTTGGAATCCTGGGCAATTTCTCACTTCTTTGTCATTATATCATCCTTTCCTTCACTGAGTACAGGTGGAGGTCCACAGATTTCATTCATAAGCACCTGATTGTAGCCAACTTCTTAGCCCTACTCTGTAAAGGAGTCCCCCAGACCGTGGCAGCATTTGGGCGGAAACATTTCCTCAGTGACATTGGATGCaaacttcttctctttcttcacagagtggggaggggagtgtcCATTGGTAGTATCTGCATCTTGAGCGTCTACCAGGCCGTCACCATCAGCCCTGGGAACTCCAGGTGGGCAGAGCTTAAAGttaaagcacccaaatacatttTCCCCTCTATTTTCCTGTGTTGGGTCCTGCAAATGCTGGTGAATATCATTTTTCCTATCTACTTAACGAGCACATTGAGTGATAAGAACACCACAAACAAAAAGGATTTTGGATACTGTTCTTCGGTTCGTCATGACAAAACTAGCGACTCGCTGTATGGACTGTTGTTATCATTCCCTGATGTGTTATGTCTGGGGCTCATGCTCTGGGCCAGCAGCTCCATGGTTTTCATCCTGTACAGGCACAAGCAGCGAGTCCAACATATTCGAGGAACCAATGCTTCTTCCAGAACCTCCCCGGAGTCCAGAGCCACCAAAACTATCCTTCTCCTGGTGAGCACCTTTGTCTATTTTTACACCCTCTCCTCCATCTTTCAACTTGTTATGAGTCTTTTTGATAATCCCAGCTTGATCCTCGTGAATGTCACTGCAGTCGTGTCTGTGTGTTTCCCAACTGTCAGCCCCTTTCTGCTCATGAGCCACAACTCCAAGGTACCCAAGTTACCCAAGGTACCCAGGCTCTGCTTTGCCTGGAAAAGGAATATAAGACCTCCTTGTCTTATGAAAAATATGTAG